One genomic segment of Lampris incognitus isolate fLamInc1 chromosome 2, fLamInc1.hap2, whole genome shotgun sequence includes these proteins:
- the cbx5 gene encoding chromobox protein homolog 5, giving the protein MGKKSRESESSEEEEYVVEKVLDRRVAKGRVEFFLKWKGYSDKHNTWEPEKNLDCPELISEFMKTYKKTSSGSSTPSSGGSKSSAGSSGRSKDSGSSKKKNSDDDEEGGSKPKKKKEENILVARGFERGLEPEKIIGATDSCGDLMFLMKWKDSDEADLVLAKEANHRCPQIVIAFYEERLTWHEDTDKKEKDAVSV; this is encoded by the exons ATGGGCAAAAAGTCTCGTGAAAGCGAATCCTCTGAAGAGGAAGAGTATGTTGTGGAGAAAGTACTGGACAGGAGAGTGGCGAAAGGCAGAGTTGAGTTCTTCTTGAAATGGAAAGGGTATTCAGA TAAGCACAACACATGGGAGCCAGAGAAGAATCTTGATTGCCCTGAGCTTATTTCAGAGTTTATGAAGACTTATAAGAAAACCAGCAGTGGAAGCTCCACACCTAGCAGCGGGGGCAGCAAATCAAGTGCAGGCTCATCAGGGCGCTCCAAAGACTCTGGTAGCTCCAAGAAGAAAAACTCTGATGACGATGAGGAGGGTGGTAGTaaacccaaaaagaaaaaagaa GAGAATATCTTAGTTGCACGTGGCTTTGAGAGAGGGCTTGaaccagagaaaatcattggagCCACAGATTCATGTGGAGACCTAATGTTCCTCATGAAATG GAAAGACTCTGATGAGGCAGATCTTGTGCTTGCCAAGGAGGCCAATCACAGGTGCCCACAGATTGTCATAGCCTTCTACGAGGAGCGTCTCACCTGGCATGAAGACACTGACAAGAAAGAAAAAGatgctgtgagtgtgtga
- the hnrnpa1b gene encoding heterogeneous nuclear ribonucleoprotein A1b isoform X1, with protein MSKDTPPREPEQLRKLFIGGLSFETTDESLRAHFERWGTLTDCVVMRDPSNKRSRGFGFVTYSSVDEVDAAMSARPHKVDGRLVEPKRAVSREDSNRPGAHVTVKKIFVGGIKEDTEESHIRDYFGQFGKIEVVDIMTDRNSGRKRGFAFVTFDDHDSVDRIVIQKYHTVNSHNCEVRKALSKQEMQNTGMGRGGGGGSYGRGGGYGGNDFGRDGYFGGRGGRGGYGGGDSYNNGYGGGGSGGGGGGGGGDGGGYGGGPGGYGGGNRGYGGGQGYGSQGGGGGGYGGSGYDGYNNGNGNFGNFGSGGGGGGGGSGGGGSNYNDFGSYSNQSSNYGPMKGNNFGGGGRNSGPYGGGCGGGGGSGGYGGGSGRRF; from the exons ATGTCGAAGGAC accCCACCACGTGAGCCGGAGCAGCTCCGCAAGTTGTTCATTGGAGGATTGAGTTTTGAGACCACGGATGAAAGCTTGCGTGCTCATTTCGAACGATGGGGGACCCTTACAGATTGTGTG GTGATGAGGGACCCCTCTAACAAAAGGTCCAGGGGCTTTGGCTTTGTCACCTACTCATCAGTGGATGAGGTTGATGCTGCAATGAGTGCTCGCCCTCATAAGGTTGATGGAAGACTGGTAGAACCCAAGAGAGCAGTATCCAGAGAG GACTCAAATCGACCAGGTGCCCATGTCACAGTGAAAAAGATATTTGTTGGAGGCATCAAAGAAGACACTGAGGAGTCACACATACGAGACTACTTTGGACAGTTTGGCAAAATTGAGGTTGTTGATATTATGACAGATCGTAACAGCGGCAGGAAGAGAGGCTTTGCATTTGTGACCTTTGACGATCATGATTCAGTGGACAGAATTGTTA tCCAGAAGTATCACACAGTCAATAGCCACAATTGTGAAGTGAGGAAGGCCCTCTCGAAACAGGAAATGCAAAACACAGGAATGG GTCGTGGAGGCGGTGGGGGTAGTTATGGCAGAGGTGGTGGATATGGAGGTAATGATTTTGGCCGTGATGGGTACTTCGGTGGCCGCG GTGGCAGAGGTGGATATGGAGGTGGAGATAGCTACAATAACGGCtatggcggcggcggcagcggtggaggaggtggaggaggagggggagatggTG GTGGCTACGGTGGTGGACCTGGTGGTTATGGCGGAGGCAACCGAGGCTATGGAGGTGGACAGGGCTATGGTAGCCAGGGTGGTGGCGGTGGAGGCTATGGTGGAAGCGGTTATGATGGTTACAACAACGGAAATGGAAACTTTG GGAACTTTGGCagcggaggtggtggtggtggcggcggcaGTGGTGGCGGCGGCAGTAACTACAATGATTTTGGCAGTTACAGCAACCAGAGTTCAAACTATGGCCCAATGAAGGGGAACAACTTCGGTGGAGGTGGCAGGAACAGCGGCCCGTATGGTG GTggctgtgggggtgggggtggcagcGGCGGATACGGGGGTGGCTCTGGACGACGATTCTAG
- the hnrnpa1b gene encoding heterogeneous nuclear ribonucleoprotein A1b isoform X2, whose product MSKDTPPREPEQLRKLFIGGLSFETTDESLRAHFERWGTLTDCVVMRDPSNKRSRGFGFVTYSSVDEVDAAMSARPHKVDGRLVEPKRAVSREDSNRPGAHVTVKKIFVGGIKEDTEESHIRDYFGQFGKIEVVDIMTDRNSGRKRGFAFVTFDDHDSVDRIVIQKYHTVNSHNCEVRKALSKQEMQNTGMGRGGGGGSYGRGGGYGGGRGGYGGGDSYNNGYGGGGSGGGGGGGGGDGGGYGGGPGGYGGGNRGYGGGQGYGSQGGGGGGYGGSGYDGYNNGNGNFGNFGSGGGGGGGGSGGGGSNYNDFGSYSNQSSNYGPMKGNNFGGGGRNSGPYGGGCGGGGGSGGYGGGSGRRF is encoded by the exons ATGTCGAAGGAC accCCACCACGTGAGCCGGAGCAGCTCCGCAAGTTGTTCATTGGAGGATTGAGTTTTGAGACCACGGATGAAAGCTTGCGTGCTCATTTCGAACGATGGGGGACCCTTACAGATTGTGTG GTGATGAGGGACCCCTCTAACAAAAGGTCCAGGGGCTTTGGCTTTGTCACCTACTCATCAGTGGATGAGGTTGATGCTGCAATGAGTGCTCGCCCTCATAAGGTTGATGGAAGACTGGTAGAACCCAAGAGAGCAGTATCCAGAGAG GACTCAAATCGACCAGGTGCCCATGTCACAGTGAAAAAGATATTTGTTGGAGGCATCAAAGAAGACACTGAGGAGTCACACATACGAGACTACTTTGGACAGTTTGGCAAAATTGAGGTTGTTGATATTATGACAGATCGTAACAGCGGCAGGAAGAGAGGCTTTGCATTTGTGACCTTTGACGATCATGATTCAGTGGACAGAATTGTTA tCCAGAAGTATCACACAGTCAATAGCCACAATTGTGAAGTGAGGAAGGCCCTCTCGAAACAGGAAATGCAAAACACAGGAATGG GTCGTGGAGGCGGTGGGGGTAGTTATGGCAGAGGTGGTGGATATGGAG GTGGCAGAGGTGGATATGGAGGTGGAGATAGCTACAATAACGGCtatggcggcggcggcagcggtggaggaggtggaggaggagggggagatggTG GTGGCTACGGTGGTGGACCTGGTGGTTATGGCGGAGGCAACCGAGGCTATGGAGGTGGACAGGGCTATGGTAGCCAGGGTGGTGGCGGTGGAGGCTATGGTGGAAGCGGTTATGATGGTTACAACAACGGAAATGGAAACTTTG GGAACTTTGGCagcggaggtggtggtggtggcggcggcaGTGGTGGCGGCGGCAGTAACTACAATGATTTTGGCAGTTACAGCAACCAGAGTTCAAACTATGGCCCAATGAAGGGGAACAACTTCGGTGGAGGTGGCAGGAACAGCGGCCCGTATGGTG GTggctgtgggggtgggggtggcagcGGCGGATACGGGGGTGGCTCTGGACGACGATTCTAG
- the nfe2 gene encoding transcription factor NF-E2 45 kDa subunit translates to MCSTANYVLPLRRTCEVLATPGKLCGSVSMTTNFPGARSHGTPQDTDMDLAWQELMAITELQEFGVQTEGPYETPPNYTMENMAPMGEYGITQSHSEPAPSACALNSGIAYEGSYPEVVQACRQGGNIELMYGQPGSQLNPRVAPNSSLTQPSLMGLKEQMDTSSNNERHRKPNTCLSQGQNMQWTAHGQSYTRTADDLESDSGLSLGSSPPLASPDNATSGALVYQSTDMGMVFSDKEMDSPSEQARRACFHYSMDYQSQLSSYQYSGAHSSYFPTQPNPLNPASLELQASNLYQLHVNSSKVSSRGNPSVKSQVNIATSTTLSRDERRAMALKIPFTMEKIINLPVDDFNELLTQYTLTDTQLALVRDIRRRGKNKVAAQNCRKRKLENIIHLEGELRQLQAQKEHLAQERLEFQRSLSFIRCHLSDLYTEVFSHLRDENGHPYSIDEYSLQQTPDGKVYLTPCTAIKGKDQC, encoded by the exons ATGTGTTCAACAGCTAACTATGTTCTCCCTTTGCGGAGAACCTGTGAG GTATTAGCCACTCCAGGAAAGCTGTGTGGGAGCGTGTCCATGACCACTAATTTCCCTGGAGCTCGGTCTCATGGAACCCCCCAGGACACAGACATGGATTTGGCTTGGCAGGAGCTGATGGCCATCACTGAACTGCAG GAGTTTGGGGTCCAAACTGAAGGCCCCTATGAGACACCACCCAACTACACCATGGAGAACATGGCACCTATGGGAGAATATGGCATAACTCAGTCTCATTCTGAGCCTGCTCCTTCTGCTTGTGCTCTCAACTCTGGTATCGCTTATGAGGGGTCATACCCTGAAGTAGTACAAGCCTGTCGCCAAGGTGGTAATATAGAGTTAATGTACGGGCAACCTGGATCTCAGCTGAACCCAAGAGTGGCACCTAACTCATCACTAACACAGCCCTCACTAATGGGTCTCAAAGAGCAGATGGACACGTCAAGTAACAATGAAAGGCACAGAAAACCTAACACCTGTCTCTCTCAGGGTCAAAACATGCAGTGGACTGCCCATGGACAATCATACACTCGCACAGCTGATGATCTGGAGTCAGACTCTGGCCTATCTCTGGGTTCTAGTCCACCACTAGCCTCCCCAGATAATGCCACAAGTGGTGCACTAGTTTACCAGAGCACAGACATGGGCATGGTGTTTAGTGACAAGGAGATGGACAGTCCAAGTGAGCAGGCAAGAAGAGCTTGCTTCCATTACTCCATGGATTATCAGAGCCAACTTTCATCATACCAATACTCAGGAGCACATTCATCTTActtcccaacccaacccaaccctttGAACCCTGCATCACTGGAACTTCAAGCAAGCAATCTATATCAACTCCACGTGAACAGCTCCAAAGTGTCCAGCAGAGGGAACCCGAGTGTCAAGTCACAAGTTAATATCGCTACTTCAACTACTCTGAGCAGAGATGAGCGCCGTGCGATGGCTCTTAAGATACCCTTTACAATGGAAAAGATTATTAACTTGCCAGTGGATGATTTCAATGAGCTTCTGACACAATACACTCTGACTGACACCCAGCTGGCTCTCGTCAGGGACATAAGACGAAGAGGGAAAAATAAAGTGGCTGCTCAAAACTGCAGGAAGAGGAAGCTGGAGAACATAATCCACTTAGAAGGGGAGCTGAGGCAGTTGCAAGCACAGAAAGAACATCTGGCACAGGAGAGACTCGAGTTCCAACGCAGTCTTTCTTTCATCCGTTGCCACCTCTCAGACCTCTACACTGAAGTATTTTCCCATTTAAGGGATGAAAACGGGCACCCATACTCAATAGATGAATATTCCCTACAACAGACCCCTGATGGAAAAGTCTACCTGACCCCTTGCACAGCTATAAAGGGGAAAGATCAATGCTAA